A stretch of DNA from Meiothermus sp. Pnk-1:
GCCAGGGCCAGCCGTACCGGGGTCAGGCCCACCGCCGCGGTGATGCTGTAGACCAGCACCGCCGCCCCCACCCCGCCCAAGGCGGCCAGCAGCACCGTGGCCCAGGCCGGCAGGCCGGGGAAGAAGACCACCCCCAGCAACAGGGCCAGCGCGGCCCCTGCGTTCACCCCCAGGATGCCCGGCTCGGTGAGGGGGTTGCGGGTGACGCCTTGCATCATGGCCCCCGAGACCCCCAGCGCGGCCCCCACCAGCAAGGCCACCAAGGCCCGGGGCAGGCGCAGGGTGTGCACGATGAGGCTCGAGTTGGAGTCATCAGGCCAGAGGAGCAGCCGCCATACCTCGCCCAAGGGGATGTCCACCGCCCCTACCGAGATGGCCAGCAGGAAGGAGAAGGCCGAGAGCCCCGCTGCCAGCACAAACACCAGCGGCAGGGCTTGGACGTGGCGGCGGGAGAGCACCATGCTCAAGGCTTGAAGGCGTAGCGGGAAGCGGGGGGCTGATCGGCCAGAAGGCCGCTGTCGATCAGCTCGGCCAGGATGAGGCGGGTGGCCAGCGGGCCCCGGGTCCAGTTGTCGCGGTCGAACTCGTACACCCGGCCCCGCTTCACCGCCTCGAGCCTCTGCCACAGCGGGTTCTTGGCCCAGCTCCGCACGATGGGGGTTTCATCCGGGGCGGTGAAGAGCACCAGGGTGGCGGGGTTCAGCGCCAGCAACCCCTCCAGGCTCAGCTCGTACTGGCTCTGGTTGTTCTGCGGCTTGGCCAGGCTCTTGCGCCCCAGCCGTTCCAGCAGCGAGCCGATGAAACTCTCGTTGGAGTGCACGGTGAAGCTGTTGGGGGTGGCCACCCCCAGCAAAACCGGGGGGGCTTTGGGGTTGGCGAAGGCCCGGGCCTTTTGCAACAGCCGCTCCTGGTCCTCGAGGATCTGCCGGGCCTGGGCCTCTTTGTCCACCAGACGCCCGATCAGCAGAACTTGCTGGTTCAGGTCCTCGAAGCTGCCCCGCCGCGATTGGAAGGCCACCACCGGGGCGATGCGCCCGAGCTGGGGGATCAGGTCCTTGTGTACGAAGGCGTCGGCCAGGATCACCTCGGGCTTTGCAGCCAGGATGGCCTCGAGGCTGGGCTGGGCCCGCGAGCCGATGGAGGGTACCCCCGCCGCCCGCGGGCGCAGGTAGGGCGGTACCCCGCGGTCGCCGCCCTGGGTGCCGGTGGCGGCCCCCGCCGGGTTCACCCCCAGGGCCAGCAGGGTATCTAGGAAGCTGTACTCCAGCACCACCACCCGCTTTGCGGGAGCGTTCAGGGTGAGGGTGCCTAGCTCGTGCTGGATTTGAACCTGGGCCAGCGCCAGGCCCAGGAGCGCCAACAAGCCTGTCAGGGTTCGTTTCATGGTTTTTCCTCTGCCAGTTCAAGGGGCTCCCTACGCGCCAGGGCGTAGGGGATGCAGTGCGGGGTGCCGGTCTCGGGGTCGCGCAGGAAGTGAGCCTTGAGGCCGAACACCTCGCGCAGGATGCGCTCGTTGAGCACCGCCTCGGGGGCTCCCTCCGCCACCACCCGGCCGGCGTTCACCGCCACCAGGTGGTGGGCGTAGCGCGCCGCCTGGTTGAGGTCGTGCAGCACCATCACGATGGTCTTTCCCCCCTCGCGGTTGAGCCGTTGCAGAAGCTGCAAGACCTCGAGCTGGTGGCTCAGGTCCAGGTAGGTGGTGGGCTCATCCAGGAGCAGAATGGGGGTCTCCTGGGCCAGGGCCATGGCGATCCAGGCCCGCTGGCGCTGGCCGCCGGAGAGGGTCTCCAGGGGCCGGCTGGCGAAGATCCGCATGCCGGTCTGGTCGAGGGCCCACTCCACCACCCGCCGGTCGTGCTCGCTGCGCCCCCCAAAGGCGCTTTGGTAGGGGTAGCGGCCAAACCAGACCAGCTCCTCCACGCTCAGCCCCTCGGGGGCCTGGGGCATCTGGGGCAGGAGGGCCAGATGGCGGGCCACGGCCTTGGTGGGCAGGGCGTGGATGGCCTTGCCGTCGAGCAGCACCGCCCCCTCTTTGGGCTTTAGGAGCCGGGCCAAGGCCCGCAGCAGGGTGGACTTGCCGCAGCCGTTGGGGCCGATGAGGGCGGTGACCTGCCCTTTGGGCAAGGAGAGGTTGAGGCCCTCGATGACGCGGCGTTCGTCGTAGCCTAGGGAGAGTTGTTGGGCTTGCAGACTCATCGCACCCGCCCTGCCTTTCGCATCAGGTAGAGGAAGTAGGGGGCTCCCAGCAGGGTGGTGAGCAGGCCCGCCGGGATCTCCAGGGGGGGCACCAGGCCCCGCCCCAGGGTATCGGCCCCCACCACCAGCAAAGCCCCCAGCAGCATCGAGGCGGGGAGCAGCAGGCGGAACCTGGACCCTACCAGCAGCCGCGCGGCGTGGGGGGCGATGAGCCCCACGAAGCCCAGGATGCCCACCCCCATCACCGCCACCGCGGCCAGGGCCGTACCCAGGCCCAAGGCCACCAGCCGGGCCGGCTCGAGGCGCATCCCCAGGCTCTTGGCGGTCTCTTCGCCAAAGGAGAGCACGTCCAGCCGCCGGTGGAGCACGAGAGCCAAGGGGATGAGGATTGCCGCAAACGGCAGCACCCGAAACAGCCGCTCCCAGTCGGCCCCGTACACCGTGCCGCTCAGGAAGATCAGGGCCTGGGCGATGGAGTCGTCGGCCCGCACCAGGATGAGCCGGCGCAGCCCGTCCAGCGAGGCCTCCACCGCCACCCCGATCAGGGCCAGGCGGATGGGCAGCACCTCCCCGGCCTTGCGCGCCAGGAGGTACACCAGCCCGAAGGCCGCCAAAGCCCCCCCAAAAGCCCCCACCGGCAGGCCCCAGGCCGGGGCCTTGGGCAGCAGGATCAGGGTGAAGACCGCGGCCAACCCCGCCCCCGCCGCCACCCCCACGATGTCCGGCGAGGCCAGGGGGTTGCGCACCACCCCTTGCAGGATGGCCCCCGAGGCCGCGAACAAGGCCCCGCAGACCGCCCCCACCAGGATGCGCGGCAGCCGCAGCTCGTAGAGGATGCGGGTGTAGGTCTCGTCGCGCGGCCCGGCCAGCGCCTGGATAACTTCCACAGGCCCCATCCGCACCGCCCCGGTGCCCAGGGCCAAGACGCCCAAAGCCAACAAGGCCAGGGCCAGCAGGGGGAGCAGGGCGGGTTTGGAGAAGGTGGGGCGGCCTAGCATGGGTATTCCAATCGACTTACTCGGGTTTGCAGTCTATGCCCCGTCGGCGGATTTCGTCAAGCGCTCTGCTGGCGTGCCGCCAGGTAGGCCTCCGGGTTCCAGGGGATGCGCTCGCGCTTGATGCTGGGGTCGGGGATAGGGATGGCCGAAAGCAGGGCTTTGGTGTAGGCGTCCTTGGGTTCGCGGTAGATGCGGTGGCTGCTCGAGACCTCCACCAACCGGCCTTTGTACATCACCGCCACCCGGTCGGAGATATCCTCCACCACTGCCAAGTCGTGGGAGATAAACAGCAGGGTGAGGCCCATC
This window harbors:
- a CDS encoding ABC transporter substrate-binding protein, giving the protein MKRTLTGLLALLGLALAQVQIQHELGTLTLNAPAKRVVVLEYSFLDTLLALGVNPAGAATGTQGGDRGVPPYLRPRAAGVPSIGSRAQPSLEAILAAKPEVILADAFVHKDLIPQLGRIAPVVAFQSRRGSFEDLNQQVLLIGRLVDKEAQARQILEDQERLLQKARAFANPKAPPVLLGVATPNSFTVHSNESFIGSLLERLGRKSLAKPQNNQSQYELSLEGLLALNPATLVLFTAPDETPIVRSWAKNPLWQRLEAVKRGRVYEFDRDNWTRGPLATRLILAELIDSGLLADQPPASRYAFKP
- a CDS encoding ABC transporter ATP-binding protein, with the translated sequence MSLQAQQLSLGYDERRVIEGLNLSLPKGQVTALIGPNGCGKSTLLRALARLLKPKEGAVLLDGKAIHALPTKAVARHLALLPQMPQAPEGLSVEELVWFGRYPYQSAFGGRSEHDRRVVEWALDQTGMRIFASRPLETLSGGQRQRAWIAMALAQETPILLLDEPTTYLDLSHQLEVLQLLQRLNREGGKTIVMVLHDLNQAARYAHHLVAVNAGRVVAEGAPEAVLNERILREVFGLKAHFLRDPETGTPHCIPYALARREPLELAEEKP
- a CDS encoding iron ABC transporter permease, translated to MLGRPTFSKPALLPLLALALLALGVLALGTGAVRMGPVEVIQALAGPRDETYTRILYELRLPRILVGAVCGALFAASGAILQGVVRNPLASPDIVGVAAGAGLAAVFTLILLPKAPAWGLPVGAFGGALAAFGLVYLLARKAGEVLPIRLALIGVAVEASLDGLRRLILVRADDSIAQALIFLSGTVYGADWERLFRVLPFAAILIPLALVLHRRLDVLSFGEETAKSLGMRLEPARLVALGLGTALAAVAVMGVGILGFVGLIAPHAARLLVGSRFRLLLPASMLLGALLVVGADTLGRGLVPPLEIPAGLLTTLLGAPYFLYLMRKAGRVR